Proteins encoded together in one Rossellomorea sp. y25 window:
- a CDS encoding enoyl-CoA hydratase, which produces MKTSLLIETTDRVLTLTLNRPDSLNSFDESMLTGIVEALQQAEHNEEIRAIVIRGAGRAFSAGGDVKTMGSATSTEVYEHIGILNTCIKAIKEIDKPVIASVHGFAAGAGFNLALSCDLIIASEDSQFALSFSKVGLISDGGGSYFLPRIIGPHLAKEFFFSAEPVAVRRMYDLGVVNRIVPSERLEEETTDWAQELALGPSKAYGMMKKMIDRSFTTSLNEILEQERITQTMMISTEDHAEGVSAFKEKRRPSFSGK; this is translated from the coding sequence ATGAAAACCTCTTTACTAATTGAAACCACTGACCGGGTGCTTACATTGACATTAAACAGACCGGATAGCTTGAATTCCTTTGATGAGAGCATGCTTACGGGAATCGTCGAAGCACTCCAGCAAGCAGAACATAATGAGGAAATTAGAGCCATTGTGATTCGCGGTGCCGGGAGGGCCTTTTCTGCAGGCGGCGACGTGAAAACAATGGGGAGCGCCACATCAACAGAAGTCTATGAACATATCGGGATATTAAATACATGCATTAAAGCGATTAAGGAAATAGATAAACCGGTCATCGCCTCGGTACACGGCTTTGCAGCAGGTGCCGGATTTAATCTGGCCCTCTCCTGCGATTTGATTATCGCTTCAGAAGATAGTCAATTTGCTTTAAGCTTCTCTAAAGTAGGTCTTATATCCGATGGCGGAGGTTCGTATTTTCTTCCACGCATCATCGGTCCTCATTTAGCGAAAGAATTCTTCTTTTCAGCAGAACCTGTGGCTGTAAGAAGAATGTATGACTTAGGTGTGGTAAACCGTATTGTCCCTTCTGAAAGACTTGAAGAGGAAACAACTGATTGGGCTCAGGAATTAGCCTTGGGTCCAAGTAAAGCATATGGAATGATGAAGAAAATGATTGATCGTTCATTCACCACATCATTGAATGAAATACTTGAACAAGAACGAATCACACAAACAATGATGATTTCAACTGAAGATCATGCTGAGGGAGTTTCAGCATTTAAAGAAAAAAGAAGACCATCTTTTTCAGGGAAATAG